The genomic stretch TGTAATAGTAGTTCTTGCTAGCAGCAGTATTTACATCATTTACATATCATACATAATATTCCCATTTTAATTTAAGACTCTTTAAAAATGGATGAGGTAACAACTAGCTAGTGAGTCAGAAGTTGCAGTAAGGCAGAAATGTTGGTTTCATCTTTGGCTGATACTTCAACAAACTTCATTCCATGGAGTGAGGCCAACACTTCCCCAGCctggaaataaaaataagaaataatataatatatacaccaACATTTAGAATAAGATTAACTATCTTAAAAATCAAACTTTTTAttacatattatattattatgtatcaagaattaaaaataagtgTTTTGAGGATTTTAAgaaaatttcttttgttttttagaaaataGTTAAGGCATTAAAGTTCTTGGatattgattttaatttttttgtctaacTATGGAGACACAAACTATAACAACAGCAAGTATTGCCTGCATAATGTGGAAATCAGGGTcaacatatatctatctaggtaggtatttatatatgtgtttgtatattgtatttaatgtgtacgtatatcatttttttgtaaCAACTGGGTTAAAAAGTCTTTTTAGTCATTTGGAGGTATCAAGAATTCAAACCCGGGAGCTTTTGGTTCGAAATCCAAGCGCGTAAACactttttggttttttttttggtggtggCTATTATTGTTGTTTCTATTGTTAACATTATTGTATTGAAGTAGTGTTATATTGTGGTTGTTGCTATTGTTATCATGATTGTATTGAAGTAGTGTTATATTGTGGTTGTTGCTATTGTTATCATGATTGTATTGAAGTAGTGTTATATTGTGGTTGTTGCTATTGTTAACATTATTGTATTGAAGTAGTGTTATATTGTGGTTGTTGCTATTGTTTGCTTAATGTAGCAACAGAGGCTCTTTTAGTCTACATAATGCTTTTtatatacttgtatcatttcaTAAATTTGTTaggaataaattttaaataaaataataatttatttatttatatcaatgataaatattttaacagCAAGAACATAAGTGACTCCCACTGTttgtattaaaaatacattcaatGTGTTACAGTAGACACGAGAAACCATAGAAAAAACTAATTTatctatatgttatatttttctataatttagaGATAAGACTTAAGACTAAGGattgcagtatttcatgtggctaTGCAGGCCTAGCTGTGATGTACATATTTAGCATTATATCTTCATGAAAAAGATTTTATCCTGCACTTATTCTAAATTTCatctaaaaagtaaaattttaaatctCTAGATTTATGTGCTCATGACAGTGTCACAATTTTGTTCTTGAGAATGTGTATATCTTAGTATGGTCACATGACttgcataaataaatattccaGCATCTGTATGACGAGAGGTCTGGGCAAATGTTCaataaataacaaggttacaaaaacagtttgtgtggaaacacaaactcaaaatcgaagTGGTCACCCAAGCAGgtgaaaaggcaggtttcaatattttaaggAAGAATATTtcattctatcaaaggcaaatgacagagaagaatggagtaAAAAGGTTGACTGATCTTgtttggtgccccaacagtccagcagactaaaggatagaTGAATGTGAAGGTTATGTTGGATGTGATattggcctaactgaagtcatattatgattatcttattgatcttattgttttgtaaagggtcaatttaattattcaaagcctcaagaataaaaaacatttccgtaaaaaaaattcctttagttcagtgtccTATGGATATGGGGACTGCACTGCAGTTCacacaataatatgaaaaactacttattaattgttgttttaaaatttgttccacttgtatacatattaaatagattttttctcgttaaaaaaaagtacaaattttttttttgacaaaaaatctaaaaccgtctcataaatgtgtttaaaatatggcaAATAGTTGTTCCCCTTATTAAATATAGCCTCCCAagttttttacaattaatagtgaatagttgtaaaaatggtgtatttttatgaaaaaactgcttgcacagttgattttaaaaattaaattttcgctttcagaaaataaaaaagtagctgttgcatcagaactttgaaaggtctaaaatatcatgttggattttcaatatcttttctagtttcggagatctaaacggaatggacggacagacagacagaccacacattACAGATAGTGTCTTTGCCCTTTTGGggtggccgctaaaaattataatttttttaaaactgattctTTTGAAGCTGAAGATATTTGTGAGGTACATGAAATGTGATGGCGAAAGGGAAGTAACTTACAGTTCTGTGCACCTCTCTGTGTTTTTCATCATCACTCTTGTTACCAACAAGAATTAGGGTTGCTGCCCCTACCAGCATTGACTTGACAACTTTCAGCCAGGCTTTGGCTTCAATAAAACTActctgaaaataaacaaaagagtTAACAAAATTATTGCTTACACATTGTGTCCTATTTAGAGCTAATGAGCTACACACCAGACCACTCAAAAGTGCTAAGACAAACAACTACTGCCCTGTAAGGTCAACACAACACCAAAACATTGTCAAATATGGATAGTGACTAGGGCAACAGCTTGTTGGCCATCATTTATATTAAATGTGGTGTCAGGAGTGGTCTAAAAAATTAGGATAGTCAGTTGTGTTATAGTGTGATTGTGTATTGGTGATTGTCATGACAAAATTTTTAAACACAGTACAAGcttcattttgatttttttgagATTCAATTTGCATTTTGCCTTCATGTCAAAATAGAAATGTGTATTtccagacctggaaatgtgtattttaaggGGCAAATatgtattttcctaaatatcaAGTAATATACTCAGAAAAGACTAAAATTATTCAAGCACATAACATACACGAAATGCAGAAATCCTAAAAATTAACACAGCATTAAGTTATATAAAACATTCTGTACATTTGTCAAATTATTTACACTATCAGTCTTTGTCAtagactattctagaattatatatgctataatgATGCTGTTCTTGTCACTTGGCAATGATCATGTAACATGGAAACAGaaggattttatttttcagtctcGAAAACACTTTTGTCTACTAAACACTTTTTccagttaacaaaaaaaaatcctgaaattattaGCTTTAATGAGTACTCATTTTGTAGATTTGGATACCTAACATATGTTAAATATATatcaaagaaaaacttaaaaattgtgttataattacatgtttgtaagtttctttttttttttattactttacaTTCTTTAAACTCTTCCTGATCCCACTTAGATAAGGGGGTGagaaatttgtttgttttggggcaactggtaaaagtttgtgaaTTACTATCATCTTTAAGCACCTGTAGATCTTAAAGGAAATTTTCATTCTTCCCTTTGATATAACACTGCTCATTAAGTTTCAAccaaatagtttatttattgattgCTGTAACTTACATGATCtgtaacatcataaaccaccAGGACAAAGTTGGAGAAGCTTGCATGTAGAGCATCAACATGATCCTGGATGGTGGTGCACATGCTTGGGTCCAGGAAGATGTCATTGGTGTCGAGGAACTGCAGAACCAGCTTCTTTGAGACATGAAAGCTGTTGGGTTTGTCCACCAAAGCTTGGGATCTCTCAACTAAAATAGGCATTGTAACGATTTATTATATAGATACTAGAGAATGTAAAAAATTGCAGTATCTTTACGCTTTGACTAGAGAATTGCACAAAATGTGCCTTAACCGCCAAAAGTTATTAATGCTGAGTACaggagaaactaaaaaaaaatcttgcaaAATACTGAAACCAACTAGTGAAACATGACTAGTCCAAGCATATTTACGACTCACTAGACATGCGCAAACATAGAAATACCTTGCAATAGACAGACACATGCCCTAGTAACAGGAATACCAGAGGCCAGATTTACCTATTGGCAACACAAGCTACAGATGAAGgacccaattaaatatttagcactgacaatATCTGGAAGGCCACAAATCCCACAAAGATCCGGGCCTCTTTAAATCTAAATGTGGCACTGGAAATACTGTGCAAATCCCAAACAAGACAACATATCCACAAGCAGCAGTGAAATGCCTTGCAAAACCCACAGTCCGTTTTGATTACATAAATGCTCTTCATCAagcaataatgataataataataataatatatatagtattagTAAGTTATAAAACTTGCTTAGAGATAGAACTGCAAAACCAAACCTGGTTGAAAAGAAATCTATTCAACTAACCAATACATATTCTTGACAATTCTGATATTGTTTAAAGGTCTTTCACTGTTTGTATTTTCTTAACATGAAAACAAGGACTTCTTTGCTTACCTCCGTGAGTACAGTAGTATTCCTCCAAGAAGCTGGCATTCCTGAACCTCCTGAGAATGGAGCTCTTTCCCACTCCACACTCTCCCACCACTGTCACTGTGACTGCTGGGATAGGTTCAAACTCTTCTATGATTGGAGTTTTTTTTGATCTGGTGACAAAAAAAAGAGCTTGTCAGGTTAGTGAAAAGAAAGTCTGTCACAACACATAGAGGAGATTTATACCTGAAAATCTCCACATAGACCAGTGTTGTTTGTTAACACACAGAGATACCAGACTTTCAGCAAAAGGAAGACATGACAGACCTAAGCCTGAAGTGTACAAATGATTGGCTTTCATTCAGATGTTTACTTCAATAGCATAATATTCTATTAAGTACTTCACCGAAATCAAATAGGATACTGTGCTCatcaattattaaattattattgttattcatCTTATTAGTCTGATCTATCACTGGATTGTATTCTAATATACTTGTCTCTGAACTCAATAATACCagtcatacaaaaaaaaacaagtagccTACtgcaagtaggcctacttactaATGTAGAGAAAATCTCCAGAAGAGAATTTAATTTTCATTCTTCCTCCTGGACTATGCCATACCATGTTTAACAATTCTCATTTCGTTTCAATACACGATTTCTTTGTTAATTGATTGCTCTAATTTACATGATTCTTTAAATCCTTATCTCCCATGACAAAACTAGAAGCTTGATTTTGTACAAGTTTATTAATACTGACTTTTTTTCCTCACCAAAAAATGTCATGTCATGTTTTGTCCTCCTTTATGACAGTGACACCCTTACCTTAGTTAGGACCTGCAGGTGATTGGTAACTGTTGGTAAATTAGTGGCAGTAAACAAAGAGGTACGGTAAAACAAAAACTCCCTTTCATTTCTTGTAATCTAttggcagaagatgtaaagctTAAATCTGCTATATCGCTTACTGTTAATCATAGTTAATGAAGGTGAAATGTGATCAGCACACTGCACAGTACCCAACCGTGTTGAGTTCAAATCTCGATAAAAATagatctgagtccacccaacttggCAGTAATGGGTACATTAGTTGGGaaactaaaggcggttggtcatacAGTACAGTgattattgtttaattaaattacaagttttgaaattaaatatagatctaataaattatattaatatattattaataattataataggcTTCGTAATTTAAAACTTAAACGGAAAAGTAATAGACATATTCATATACAGTATACAGAGTAAAGTCAGACTCACCGTTTCTTCTTGAGTTTAAGATTCCGTGTATGTGTTTCCAAAATCATTTTGATAAGCGATGTTTGGTTCCAATACAAACCGAGGCACTGGACACTGGAGCTGTGCTGTTGATTTGCTAGTTAGCCTGTTATCTTTCGCTTCAATCGTGTCAGCTACAACACGTCAGTTGACCCTCTATTTAGGCCAGAATTGGATCCAGTACTTGACCATAAATAAGTATGgctaattaaattagtaatttGAGACTATCTAGAAGTTCTGTTTGAAAAGTTGACGACTGTCACTGTGTCCATCGATGCATATTATAATGCATTTGCAGTTCgaattatttgttttcaaaagaaacttGTGCTGACTAAAGCGGTGTCCACTGTGAGTGCCCACTGAGCAAGGAATATGGTGAATATCTTCCATCAAAAATAAAACTGTAcgttataatataatataataaaggcTAACCAGATTTAGCAACGAGCTTTGGAAAACGACAGGAGTTTCAAAGTCAGGAGAAGTCTTTTATAGGTCTCAGTTGTAGAGATACGTATAGGGACTTTtaacttacccccccccccccttttagccCCTCCCATTGTGAATGTACCAGTAGCACGCGTTGCCCCCTACCCCCatatctctcttctctctctcgtccacacacacacacatataagtTTTTCTCCGATCACTCGTGCGCACAGCAGACGATCTCTTGGTTGGTTGGTCAGCCGACACGAAGGTCAATGCCTTCACTAGCGTTTGCACGCTACCACCTCTTTCACCCccttttctctatctctctctttcttctatttgGACACTTGGGGCTAAAGGGCTAATTAAAAACACATTGGCTGGCCTTGTAATATATGTAATGACAAAATAGATCATATAGAattagggccggatttaagtatgtgaaAGCTCCCTACACTTTACTGGAAGCTTGAAtaaaaatccatttttaaaCAGTTATCAATAAGCTATATTTTACAAGAAAGATATATAGTGCgtgtacattttatataattttactaCTTTTACAAAAGTTACTATTATTTAACatgcaatattaaaaaaaaacaaacaattattttgtatgttttttgagtttgtggagagtAAGACCATGGGTaactttatataataaaatcttttttgttgAGGCCCCTTTTTTTATGGAATCTCCGGGCTGTATCCCTGCCTGCCCTGCCTTAATTCCTGCCatgtatagaattatagatagACCTACTTACTGACAGCTATATATTTAGCCTTGGTGTATTCCAAAAACAAATTACTTTACgtctaaacattaaaataatgattAGATCATTTAGGCTAATACCAGTtattacaaagcatatatcaaatcactctgtcgggggggggggggaatcttgAACACGTTATATTTCTCCAACTGCCATttctcggatcaggttgaaGCTTTGCacattattcattgtcaatgacaacacacgaatcaatcgaaaaaaaattaactcaatataagatttgtttgtagaaaagatattttttatttacttattttagtttcagtttctatattaaatttatattgcTAATTTAGCTAAAAGTTATCCCAAATCTGGTCTGTACAATGAAAGACTGTTCTTGTTAAACGccaaatacctaggtgttataataaatgaaaaactgtcatggaatccccatattgaggaaactatcaaaaaatgaaacaaagcattagggtttattaaaagaaatttctataaatcgaataagaacataaaactaaaatgttatttaaccttggttaggccaataatatgcatcctctgtctgggaccctcaactcaagaaaacattaagaaactggaacagacacaaaatagagcagttagattcataacaaacgaatattcacatttgactagagtaacgcctttagtaaaatcactaatttatgaaagccttcaggacagaagacgcaaaagtaaagtagcaattatacataaaacactgaaccataatcttcaaatacaaaaacaaattctaataaaatactcagaaaaacacaaagataaagacacattcttCATCCCATATggtaggacaaatttttacaaatactccttcttccctagtgcaattagagcatggaatgggttgcctgagctagccaggaaaaccagtgacttggcagaatttaagtcattggttaatatgcatgactgaatgcatgacgcgtataacgtaatcatcttttttgaagtaacgtctgtattatataagataagataagatgttttTCATGCCTTTTACGTTTTAGTTTTTCTGCTTATTGCTACTtagagttttttatttttgtaacagCCTACAATcgtacatccatccatcccagagGCATTACAGCCAATAGTGGGCTCTGGCcagcttcaacacatccctccactCATATCTGTCCTGGGTCTTTCGTCTCCACTCCCGAACCCCACCACTCATATCTGTCTCCACTCCCGAACCCCAACACTCATATCTGTCTCCACTCCCGAACCCCACCACTCATATCTGTCTCCACTCCCGAACCCCAACACTCATATCTGTCTCCACTCCCGAACCCCAACACTCATATCTGTCTCCACTCCCGAACCCCACCACTCATATCTGTCTCCACTCCCGAACCCCACCACTCATATCTGTCTCCACTCCCGAACCCCACCACTCATATCTGTCTCCACTCCCGAACCCCACCACTCATATCTGTCTCCACTCCCGAACCCCAACACTCATATCTGTCTCCACTCCCGAACCCCACCACTCATATCTGTCTCCACTCCCGAACCCCACCACTCATATCTGTCTCCACTCCCGAACCCCACCACTCATATCTGTCTCCACTCCCGAACCCCAACACTCATATCTGTCTCCACTCCCGAACCCCACCACTCATATCTGTCTCCACTCCCGAACCCCAACACTCATATCTGTCTCCACTCCCGAACCCCACCACTCATATCTGTCTCCACTCCCGAACCCCACCACTCATATCTGTCTCCACTCCCGAACCCCACCACTCATATCTGTCTCCACTCCcgaaccccaagctgttgtagatctgcctccacatcatcaatatATCGCATGGTGGAAAGGGGTTTGGGGTTTAGACGAAGAATACCTACCAATTTTTGTTAACGGCTCTGAAAGTATGCCCTTCAAGAAACTCAGAACACGTGACAGAAGTAAGgacaaaggaaacaaaaaaaagatggaaGAAAATACAAAACTACAAACACCAGACAGCCCGCGAGAGTAAACGTAACCTTGTAAGAAGGTCTCTAGGGGCACTGATACTGATTCTTCTCACGACTTATAATTACTCCAGTCTAAATCTATCGAAAGTCACGCCCTGTCTAGCCCCTCTGCTGTTCTTAGCAGCTTGGCGAAGACTCAGCCGGCCATTCACCCACGTTCtgtcttccttttttttcttccacctTACAAtgcctttacctatcccttagtctgttggacagttgggACACCATACAAGATTactcgaccatctttctccattcctctataGATTTACATGTTGCTAAACTATAACTTGAATGTTCATCATCACtcatcttatgtaaatattcatGATATCTTTCAATGCATTGACCAGCCATTTAACGTTGGTAGTTACGGACAATTCATCTGCTAGtcatttttattgtttgttttttttaccagactgtCAGGGGGATTGTtaacagtgcattgttaacagaatgactgatctcttaaatctctgttggcgaacttcaaaagtcccagaggactggcaaaagggagtgattgtaaagcttccaaaaaagggcaacttggcagactgtaacaactggaggggcattactctcctctctgtcccaggcaaagttttcagcactgttttgttgagacggcttcaacagtctgtagatgaaaggctcagagaagaacaagcaggtttccgaagaggcagatcatgtacagagcagattttcgttttacgaaatatcatagaacaaagtcttgagtaccaacaacggctaacgatcagtttcgtggacttcaaaaaagcgtttgatagtgtccaccgagaatcactatggaaaatagttagagaatacggtataccagaaaaattcgtccagatcctacgacacctttacagtcagtctagttgctgcattaaaacagaagagggaacaacagagttttttacaatcgagacaggtgtgagacaggggtgcatcttatctcccttccttttcctcctagccatcgactacataatgaggagagcaatgaaccagactgcctttggtattccatggcatgaacaactccaattgacggacttggactttgctgatgatgttgcactactcggggctacaaataaatgcattcaagaaatgacggagagcctagacagagaggcacccaaaattggcctccgcataaacttggataagactaaaattatgcgagtgggatataaggcaaagggtgtccccgtcagacttggcgagtcaaagcttgaagagctggacaagttcacgtaccttggcagcatcataacaaatgatggagatgcttaccatgatgtagcgtgccgaataggaaaggcagggagcattttccaaaggctgcagcctatttggactagccaagccattggactcgagacaaaaatacaccttctcaacacaatcgtcattccaactgctacatatgcatgtgagacatggaagtcatctgtcaaaattgagaaaagactaaatgtggctcaacagagatggctgagacggattttgggagtcagttacacagaccggatctcaaacaaggaaatcctttgccgaactgggagtcgaacacttagtgaggttgtgactgagcgtcgcatgaggtttgcgggacatgttttacgtcaaaatgaattacgcacaccaagagttgcgataacatggaagccaaaacgaggaaagcgcaaacagggacgtcctcgtattacctggcgacacaccttcatggaggacctcagaacagtggacaccagatgggaagaggcttcagacattgccagtgacagatcattatggagacagcttgccgcccaatgcgccgaacggcgcgggaggacctaagtctaagtctgtcAGGGGGAGGGGGTAGGCAGACGAGCAAAGGCTTAAAATAGAACCCTGACAAGCGCATGTTTTTAGATCTACTATCAATATACCTGTGTGTGTCTTTACCCATTGACAGTCAAAGTGTAAGTATAAGACTTGAGTATAAAACTTAAGTTGTTTAGATACCATTATATCGCCTTTGACCTTTAACCTCTCCCTTCCAAGCCACTCTTGTCTTATCTTCCGTGTTCGGAAATATTATATTTGAATGTACTTTAGTGGTGTTTACTTTAGTGGTGTTTACTTTAGTGGTGTTTACTTTAGTGGTGTTTACTTTAGTGGTGTGTACTTTAGTGGTGTTTACTTTAGTGGTGTGTACTTTAGTGGTGTTTACTTTAGTGGTGTTTACTTTAGTGGTGTTTACTTTAGTGGTGTTTACTTTAGTGGTGTTTACTTTAGTGGTGTTTACTTTAGTGGTGTGTACTTTAGTGGTGTTTACTTTAGTGGTGTGTACTTTAGTGGTGTTTACTTTAGTGGTGTTTACTTTAGTGGTGTTTACTTTAGTGGTGTTTACTTTAGTGGTGTTTACTTTAGTGGTGTTTACTTTAGTTGTTTACTTTAGTGGTGTTTACTTTAGTGGTGTTTACTATAGATATGATATATCCGTGAACCCAAACATGGGGATCCTATCAAAACAGGATCCTGTTGGGGAGTCTATGTTTTATTCGTACACAGTATTTGAGTTTAACTATACTTATAATTTGTATTGAACAAAAAATAGTaacatctaaaaataaattcaccAATCCCTTTTATTTCAAACTTTGATTAATTGGGACATCCTTTTAATTGACCTAAATCTCGGGTGTTGCATGCGAAAGTGAAATTAAGCATGTCTTAATTTTGGCCTAAAATATTTGGGTCATCAttccccttgggggggggggcaaacttGCAGCAGCTATATTAATATTCCCAGAGTTAAGAATtctaaaggaatttttaaaaaattaattatgatcGTAAGACCTACTTCATGTGATCATCGATGAACATGCAGCGAAATGTAAGAATTGTTAGAAACTTGGAAGGAATTGAAACAGAAGGCATCTGAATAGATTGAGCAAGTAACTTGTTACTAGTGGAGATAAAGACTAGTTTCTTActtaaatgaaagaaaaaaaaacatccacaTCTCATAAACTTTGAATACATTTAGCCGTGCTGATGGATAGACCAACAGAAGCTCCAATGAGTTTGATACTGTCATCTACACACTACTGTCATCTATACACCGTCAGTActccggagtgcatggagacagactgtgcgtgctgggacaaccctcgctgagaacaaaagaattgaagcggccttaatcaagagggaaaaaaagaaagctgccctgtctgctagccctaaatcagaggcatacacatgtatgaattgtggcaaagtctagaattggcttgattagccacaccagattctgccccgtctcaagattaaaccaaaaccagtgactcatttgggcgcatccactGCCTTTCGGataaaaggagccatatacacTGTCAGTAGTCCAGTACTTCTGAAGTTATTTGAGAAACGTATCATAGGGGTAATTATGCCACAAAGCATTTCTAAAACCAAAGGCGaatgagattttcatacatggcgggaaaactataaatagctagattTTTGGTACATCCGGTGTACAgaaggaagtgttgataagctaagcttttatttttaggtctaaatctttttttttagctcttccTAATctaaaatgctaaaatatgggggacagtgcattgttaacagaatgactgatctcttaaatctctgttggcgaacttcaaaagtcccagaggactggcaaaagggagtgattgtaaagcttccaaaaaagggcaacttggcagattgcaacaactggaggggcattactctcctctctgtcccaggcaaagttttcagcactgttttgttgagacggcttcaacagtctgtagatgaaaggctcagagaagaacaagcaggtttccgaagaggcagatcatgtacagagcagattttcgttttacgaaatatcatagaacaaagtcttgagtaccaacaacggctaacgatcagtttcgtggacttcaaaaaagcgtttgatagtgtccaccgagaatcactatggaaaatagttagagaatacggtataccagaaaaattcgtccagatcctacgacacctttacagtcagtctagttgctgcattaaaacagaagagggaacaacagagttttttacaatcgagacaggtgtgagacaggggtgcatcttatctcccttccttttcctcctagccatcgactacataatgaggagagcaatgaaccagactgcctttggtattccatggcatgaacaactccaattgacggacttggactttgctgatgatgttgcactactcggggctacaaataaatgcattcaagaaatgacggagagcctagacagagaggcacccaaaattggcctccgcataaacttggataagactaaaattatgcgagtgggatataaggca from Biomphalaria glabrata chromosome 9, xgBioGlab47.1, whole genome shotgun sequence encodes the following:
- the LOC106054187 gene encoding uncharacterized protein LOC106054187 produces the protein MILETHTRNLKLKKKRSKKTPIIEEFEPIPAVTVTVVGECGVGKSSILRRFRNASFLEEYYCTHGVERSQALVDKPNSFHVSKKLVLQFLDTNDIFLDPSMCTTIQDHVDALHASFSNFVLVVYDVTDHSSFIEAKAWLKVVKSMLVGAATLILVGNKSDDEKHREVHRTAGEVLASLHGMKFVEVSAKDETNISALLQLLTH